One window from the genome of Cyprinus carpio isolate SPL01 chromosome B1, ASM1834038v1, whole genome shotgun sequence encodes:
- the LOC109046154 gene encoding structural maintenance of chromosomes protein 2-like, whose protein sequence is MYIKSIVLEGFKSYAERTEINGFDPFFNAITGLNGSGKSNILDSICFLLGISNLSQVRATNLQDLVYKNGLAGITKATVSITFDNSNKKQSPLGFETHDEITITRQVVIGGRNKYLINGVNANNLRVQDLFCSVGLNVNNPHFLIMQGRITKVLNMKPPEILAMIEEAAGTRMYECKKISAQKTIEKKHAKLKEIQTILDEEITPAMEKLKEERASYLEYQKLMREIEHLSRLYVAYLFVCAEETKLKSTEDLQEMQTSIAQLQENMKQNEAKVKELSAEIQELERRRDKEVGGVLKTLEETLSEAQRVDTKAQSALDLKKQNLKDETKKRKELVKNMEEDKKMMSAKEVEVAKAMDRLKAVQEEGQKDAEALEAASQHFKAVSAGLSANEDGAEATLSGQMMTCKSDMSKAETEAKQAQMKLKHAQQELKTKQVDSGYKKDQDTFEAVKKCIEKLQAEMKKLNYEDGREERLLEQKRQCSRGVSQLRETYESLMGQFPNLRFEYMDPEKNWDRSKVKGLVANLFTVTDVSNATALEVVAGGRLYNIVVDNEVTGKKLLEKGELKRRYTIIPLNKISSRTLNDNVVRTAKNLVGPDNVHTALSLVGYESELRKAMEYVFGTTLVCDSLDNAKKVAFDKGVSTKTVTLGGDVFDPQGTLTGGARAQTASVLSKLAEVKDIQDSLRAKEAELTAVESELSSLKGTAEKYRQLKQQLDLKTEEARILETKLQQSSFHKQQEELENLHKTIEECEETLQKTKEVQKKAEEKYKVLENKMKNAEAEREKELKAAQQKLNQAKSKADAYNKRLKEKQQEADSVALELEELKREQAGYEQQIQAVDDALKAIQEQIDTMTTEVLANKEAVRAAQEQLSQQKKVILGQEREIKGKTGEANCLREQNNDAQLKIKELEHNISKHKKDSADATAKVARMLAENDWISSEKHLFGQPNTAYDFKTNNPKEAGQRLKRLEETKDKLERNVNRRAMNMLSEAEERYNDLKKKKRIVENDKAKILETIEELDQKKNEALNVAWQKVNKDFGSIFSTLLPGANARLAPPEGCGVLDGLEFKVALGKTWKENLTELSGGQRSLVALSLILAMLLFKPAPIYILDEVDAALDLSHTQNIGQMLRTHFTHSQFVVVSLKDGMFTNANVLFKTKFVDGISAVTRTAQTHEGKVLAQRTQEKAKDKRQRQILAS, encoded by the exons GTTCGTGCCACTAATCTCCAAGATCTGGTGTACAAAAATGGTCTGGCTGGGATCACCAAAGCAACTGTGTCCATCACCTTTGACAACTCCAACAAGAAACAGAGTCCACTTGGGTTTGAGACCCATGATGAGATTACCATAACACGACAG GTGGTCATAGGTGGACGCAACAAGTACCTTATCAACGGCGTGAATGCAAACAACCTGCGAGTCCAGGATCTGTTTTGTTCAGTTGGCTTGAATGTCAACAACCCTCATTTTCTTATCATGCAG GGGAGAATCACCAAGGTCTTAAACATGAAGCCTCCTGAG attctgGCCATGATTGAGGAGGCGGCAGGTACCAGGATGTATGAATGCAAGAAAATCAGTGCTCAGAAAACTATTGAGAAGAAACATGCCAAGCTGAAAGAGATTCAGACT ATCCTGGATGAGGAGATCACCCCTGCTATGGAGAAACTGAAGGAG GAACGTGCGTCCTACCTGGAGTACCAGAAGCTCATGCGTGAGATCGAGCACTTGAGTCGACTGTATGTGGCATACCTGTTCGTGTGCGCCGAGGAGACTAAGCTGAAGTCTACCGAAGACCTGCAGGAGATGCAGACCTCTATCGCACAGCTGCAGGAGAACATGAAGCAGAATGAGGCCAAAGTGAAGGAGCTGAGCGCGGAGATACAGGAGCTGGAGCGCAGGAGGGACAAG GAGGTTGGCGGGGTTTTGAAGACTCTGGAAGAGACCTTGTCTGAAGCACAGAGAGTGGACACAAAGGCCCAAAGCGCTCTGGACCTGAAGAAGCAAAATCTGAAAGATGAGACCAAGAAGAGAAAAGAGCTGGTCAAAAACATGGAGGAG GATAAGAAGATGATGTCAGCTAAAGAAGTGGAGGTTGCCAAGGCTATGGATCGGCTGAAGGCCGTGCAGGAGGAAGGGCAGAAGGATGCAGAAGCGCTGGAGGCGGCTTCACAGCATTTTAAGGCAGTGTCAGCTGGTCTCTCTGCCAATGAAGATGGAGCTGAAGCCACACTTAGTGGCCAGATGATGACCTGCAAGAGTGACATGAGTAAAGCTGAGACAGAGGCCAAACAG GCTCAGATGAAACTGAAACACGCTCAGCAGGAGCTGAAGACTAAGCAGGTTGACAGTGGCTACAAAAAAGACCAGGACACATTTGAGGCTGTGAAGAAATGCATAGAAAAGCTACAGGCTGAAATGAAGAAACTCAACTACGAAG ATGGACGAGAGGAGCGTCTGTTGGAGCAGAAGAGGCAGTGTTCACGGGGCGTCAGTCAGCTCAGAGAAACCTACGAGTCCCTCATGGGCCAGTTCCCCAACCTGCGCTTCGAATACAT GGACCCTGAGAAGAATTGGGACCGCAGTAAGGTGAAAGGTTTGGTGGCAAATCTTTTCACTGTGACTGATGTGTCAAATGCTACAGCTCTGGAGGTGGTTGCTGGTGGTCGACTCTATAACATAGTGGTGGACAATGAG GTTACTGGGAAAAAGCTTCTGGAAAAGGGTGAACTGAAACGCAGATACACCATCATTCCTCTGAACAAAATCTCATCACGTACCCTCAATGACAATGTAGTGCGCACTGCCAAAAACTTG GTTGGGCCAGATAACGTGCACACCGCTCTGTCGTTGGTAGGATATGAATCGGAGCTGAGGAAGGCCATGGAGTATGTTTTTGGAACTACGCTAGTCTGTGACAGTTTGGACAATGCTAAAAAAGTTGCCTTTGACAAAGGTGTGAGCACCAAAACTGTTACGCTGGGAGGAGACGTGTTTGATCCTCAGGGAACATTGACTGGAG gtgcacGTGCTCAGACAGCCTCTGTCCTGTCTAAACTGGCTGAGGTGAAGGACATTCAGGACAGTCTGAGGGCTAAAGAGGCAGAACTCACCGCAGTAGAGTCTGAGCTCAGCAGCCTCAAAGGAACAGCTGAGAA ATACCGTCAGCTGAAGCAGCAGTTGGACCTGAAGACTGAAGAGGCCCGGATCCTGGAGACCAAACTTCAGCAGAGCTCCTTCCACAAACAACAAGAGGAGCTGGAGAACCTGCACAAGACCATCG AGGAGTGTGAGGAAACTCtgcagaagacaaaggaggttcaGAAGAAAGCAGAAGAGAAGTACAAAGTTCTGGAGAACAAGATGAAGAAtgcagaggcagagagagagaaagaactgaAAGCAGCCCAGCAGAAACTCAATCAGGCCAAGAGCAAAGCAGATGCTTACAACAAGAGACTGAAAGAGAAACAGCAG gAGGCAGATTCGGTAGCTCTGGAGTTGGAGGAGCTGAAAAGAGAACAGGCTGGATATGAGCAGCAGATTCAGGCTGTAGATGATGCTCTGAAAGCCATACAGGAGCAGATCGACACCATGACCACTGAGGTTTTGGCCAATAAG GAAGCAGTGCGTGCCGCACAGGAGCAGCTGTCCCAGCAGAAGAAGGTGATTCTGGGACAGGAGAGAGAGATTAAAGGAAAGACCGGAGAAGCAAACTGCCTTCGAGAGCAAAACAATGATGCTCAGCTCAAAATCAAAGAGCTGGAGCACAACATCAGCAAACACAAGAAAGACAGCGCTGATGCCACTGCCAAG gtgGCCCGCATGTTAGCTGAAAATGACTGGATCTCCTCTGAGAAGCATCTCTTCGGCCAGCCCAACACTGCCTACGACTTTAAGACCAACAATCCCAAAGAGGCTGGACAGAGGTTGAAGAGACTCGAGGAGACTAAAGACAAGCTGGAGAGAAATGTCAACCGCAGGGCCATGAACATGCTCAGTGAGGCTGAGGAAAGG TACAAtgatctgaaaaagaaaaagagaattgTTGAGAATGATAAAGCCAAAATCTTGGAAACAATTGAAGAATTGGACCAGAAGAAGAATGAGGCTCTCAATGTGGCGTGGCAGAAG GTGAATAAGGATTTTGGCTCCATATTCTCCACCTTGTTGCCTGGGGCAAATGCTCGTTTGGCTCCTCCCGAGGGATGTGGTGTCCTGGATGGGTTAGAGTTTAAAGTGGCTCTAGGAAAAACCTGGAAAGAGAACCTGACAGAGCTCAGCGGGGGTCAAAG GTCTCTGGTGGCACTTTCTCTGATTTTAGCTATGCTGTTGTTCAAACCTGCTCCCATTTACATCCTGGATGAAGTGGATGCCGCTCTTGATCTCTCACATACACAAAACATCGGACAGATGCTGAGaacacacttcacacactcacaG TTTGTTGTGGTGTCTCTAAAAGATGGAATGTTCACCAATGCAAACGTGCTCTTCAAGACCAAATTTGTGGACGGCATCTCCGCAGTCACTCGCACAGCTCAAACACATGAGGGAAAGGTTTTGGCCCAGCGCACTCAGGAGAAAGCCAAGGACAAACGCCAGCGACAGATACTGGCCAGCTAA